Proteins encoded in a region of the Acomys russatus chromosome 14, mAcoRus1.1, whole genome shotgun sequence genome:
- the Pate1 gene encoding prostate and testis expressed protein 1: MRKPHLMRCLILLCYLRVFSGSLPGDANKQDKVPFYENNNVVEIVQCRMCHLQFPGEKCSRGRGICTATAEEACMAGKIYKKDGTIWLNFMGCLKNCANVENIKWGSYLVHFRCCRGYDMCNERF, from the exons ATGAGAAAGCCCCACTTAATGAGATGTCTCATTTTACTCTGCTATTTGAGGG TTTTCTCTGGGTCACTTCCAGGTGATGCTAACAAAC AGGATAAAGTGCCCTTTTACGAAAATAACAATG TTGTGGAAATTGTGCAGTGTAGGATGTGCCACCTGCAGTTCCCTGGAGAAAAGTGCTCCAGGGGAAGAGGGATATGTACTGCGACAGCAGAGGAGGCCTGTATGGCGGGAAAGATCTACAAAA aAGATGGTACCATCTGGTTAAACTTCATGGGCTGCTTAAAGAACTGTGCTAATGTGGAAAACATAAAGTGGGGCTCCTATCTGGTGCACTTCAGGTGTTGCCGGGGCTATGACATGTGCAATGAAAGGTTTTAG